The genomic region TTATTGCCGTTTGAGACACCTTTACTCCTTTGTCGAAATCACCAAGCATATCTTGAGTCATAGGTATAATACGACTGCCAAGCTTAATGTTTCTTAAGTAGTTTCCTTCATCGTCTACTTCTACTTTAGCCCAACCAATGCTATTGGGTCCTAAGTCTAATCCAAGGATTGTTTTCATTTTATCTTGTTTTAATTTGGTTTTTAATTATTAAATGCTTAAATTTGCACTCAACTTTTTAAGCAAGTCACAATAAGGATTATTCCGTTGTGAAAACAAATTGGGTGGGACACTTCAGGTGTACTCACCCTCCTTATTTTATATATGGGTTCAAATTTAGTAATAATTTTATAGACTTGCAACTTTTCTTAATTCTTTTTCATACTTCGTTCTTGTGCAGAAGAAGGCTTAAAAGGACCATTTCCAAACAGTATTTGCTGCTTATAATTTGTTGAAAAAGGTAGCTGTCAGTTGTCCCATCAATACTGCAAGCGAACCTAAAACGATGCTTCCAAGAAGATAAAGGAGTGTTGCTGTAGGTGCTCCTCCCTTCCAAAGTGTCGCATTTCCGTGCGAAAAGGTTGAACAGACTATGAAACCGGCACACAGACCAATCACCAACATTAACCGTGTATGGGGATTAAGCGACTGACTATAATGGAAAATGGAAGCAAAGCCAACGATAAAGCAGCTTAATATATTAACGAAAAACACTGCACGAGGCGTTGGCTGGGTTACGAAATTCGACACCATGCGCATGACAAAGGGGCTTATGACAGCACCAAAGGCACCACTAAAGATTAATAGAATAATATTGATTGCCATCTGCTTTTTTGTCTACAAAGATACAAAATCCACAATAAATAAACGAACGTAGCTATGTTTTAAAAAGAAAAATAGTAACTTTGCTTCTCAAAAAACACCGACGAAAGGTGCATTTTAACAACCATTTTACAAGCAAAGATGATATATCCCAACAATTTTGAACAGAAAATAGGTTTCAACGAAATTCGTTCGCTACTGCACGAACGCTGTCTTTCCACGCTCGGACGCGAGCAGGTAGACTGCATGGAGTTCTCTTCCGACACGACACAGATTAACTGTTGGCTGACCGAAGTGCGCGAGTTTCGCCGCATTCAGGACGGTTTAGAACCCTTTCCACTCGACAACGTGTTCGATGTCCGGGCAAGCGTGGCTCGCATTCGCCTTGAAGGCACGCACATGGAAGAGGACGAACTCTTCGATTTGAAGCGGTCTTTGGAGACCATCATTGCGGTTGTTAAGTTTCTAAGTGCGGGCGAAGCGTTGCCAAATGGAGAAATACAACGCACCTACCCTACCCTTTATGCGCTTTCCGATGGCGTGGCAACGTTCCCAGTCTTGGTGCAACGCATCAGCCAAATCATCGATAAATTCGGCAAAATGCGCGATTCTGCATCGCCAGACCTGCTCCAAATCCGCCGAGAACTGGCTCGTGTGGAGAGCAGCATATCGCGCACGCTGACCCATATCCTGCATTCGGCACAGAGCGAGGGCGTGGTAGACCGCGACGTAACACCGACCATGCGCGACGGACGCTTGGTTATTCCAGTGGCTCCGGGCATGAAACGCAAGATTTCGGGTATTGTACACGACGAGAGTGCAACGGGAAAGACGGTCTTCATAGAGCCTGCCGAGGTGGTGGAAGCCAACAACAAGATACGCGAATTGGAGAATGAGGAACGCAAAGAGATTATCCGCATACTCCGAGAGTTTGCCAAACAGGTGCGTCCGCACGTCCGCGAAATCCTCGATTCCTATCATTTCCTTGCCCTTATCGACTTTATCAGGGCGAAAGCAGAGCTGGCTCGTATGTTCAAAGCCATTGAACCGGAAGTCGGAACAGAGCCGTACATCGACTTTATTCGTGCCATTCACCCGCTGTTGCAGCTTTCGTTGGCTAAGAAACAGCGCACGGCAGAAAACAGCGATGCCCCTTTGGCAGTCGTTCCGCTCGACATTCAGCTTACAAAAGAAAAACATTTGCTTATTATTTCCGGACCAAATGCCGGCGGAAAGTCAGTCTGTCTGAAAACCGCCGGACTGCTTCAGTATATGCTTCAGTGTGGTCTTTCAATCCCAGTGAGCGAGCGTTCCACCGCAGGAACGTTCCAGAACCTCATGATAGACATTGGTGATGAGCAGAGTATAGAGAACGATTTAAGTACATATTCATCTCATTTGATGAACATGAAAGCCATGATGAGGCAGGCAAACAGCCACACGCTCATCTTGATAGACGAGTTCGGAACGGGAACGGAGCCGCAGATAGGCGGTGCAATCGCCGAAGCTGTGCTGAAACAGTTCTGGAAAAAGCAGGCGTGGGCGGTGATAACGACCCACTATCAGAACCTTAAGCACTTCTCAGAAGACCACAAAGGAGTGGTGAACGGGGCTATGTTGTACGACAGGCACGAGATGCGACCGCTCTTTCAGTTGGCTATCGGTCGTCCGGGCAGCTCGTTTGCCATAGAAATAGCGCGCAAAACGGGTATTCCCGAAGAAGTTATCAGCGATGCTTCTGCCATTGTTGGCTCGGATTACATACAGAGCGACAAGTATTTACAGGATATTGTTCGAGATAAACGCTATTGGGAAGCAAAGCGACAGACCGTGCACAGCCACGAAAAGGAACTGGAACGAACCATTGCCAAATACGAAAAGGAACTGGAAGAGCTGCGCCAAAGTCGTAAGGAAATTATAAAGAAGGCGAAAGAAGAGGCGGAGGAGATAATCCGAGAAACCAACAAGCGCGTTGAAAACACCATTAGAGAGATACGCCAACAGCAGGCGGAGAAAGAAGCAACGAAACGTATTCGACAGGAACTTGCTGCCTACGAGCAATCTATGCTCGGTGGTTCTACAATATCTTCAGGTGGAAAAGACAACGCAAAGACACCGAAAGCAAACAACAAGCAAGCTATGCGCGAAGGTGGTTTGATGACCGACGAGGAACTGCAGGCACGCATAGAAAAGATAAAGAACAGGAAAGAACGACACGAACGACACCTGCATGAGAAGGAAGAACGCAAGCAGAATGCTGCCGAAGGACTGAGGGCGGCTGCCGAAAAGCGGGCTGCCGCCCGACCAATTGGCGTAAATGACACCGTTCGCATCAAGGGATTGACATCAATTGGGACGGTTGAGACAACCGATAACAAGCAAGCTGTGGTGATATTTGGCGGAATGCGCACCAAGATGGCGCTGTCGCGGCTTGAACGTGTAGATGAAAACACGCTGAAAGAAAGTCAGAAACAGTTTACAGCATACAGCTATAGCCGACAGACCCGGGAGACGATAGACGA from Prevotella nigrescens harbors:
- a CDS encoding fluoride efflux transporter FluC; the encoded protein is MAINIILLIFSGAFGAVISPFVMRMVSNFVTQPTPRAVFFVNILSCFIVGFASIFHYSQSLNPHTRLMLVIGLCAGFIVCSTFSHGNATLWKGGAPTATLLYLLGSIVLGSLAVLMGQLTATFFNKL